Proteins encoded by one window of Anopheles maculipalpis chromosome 2RL, idAnoMacuDA_375_x, whole genome shotgun sequence:
- the LOC126559197 gene encoding mpv17-like protein — MALIKRLSNPLARGIATYSILWPTANLVQQSLEGRRYDTFDYGQCMRYGIYGALYVAPTVYGWVKISTIMWPKMNLRTALFKAIVEQATYGPFAGVSFLYIMSLAEGMAPGEAVQEIKLKFPQTYTVGLTFWPFIQTINFAFIPERNRVPFIAACSFLWTVFLASIKRKDMQEQKTPDIAQ, encoded by the exons ATGGCTTTAATAAAACGATTAAGTAATCCGTTAGCCCGTGGAATAGCCACTTATTCTATTCTATGGCCTACGGCTAATCTTGTACAGCAAAGCCTGGAAGGACGGCGCTATG ACACGTTCGACTACGGCCAATGCATGCGATATGGAATCTACGGTGCTCTGTACGTTGCTCCAACCGTTTACGGGTGGGTTAAAATTTCTACCATTATGTGGCCTAAAATGAATTTACGAACGGCCTTGTTCAAAGCAATTGTAGAACAAGCTACATACGGCCCATTCGCTGGTGTAAGTTTTCTGTATATTATGTCATTGGCCGAAGGAATGGCACCGGGAGAAGCAGTACAggagataaaattaaaatttccccAGACGTACACAGTTGGATTGACCTTCTGGCCATTTATTCAAACAATCAATTTTGCTTTTATCCCGGAACGAAACCGTGTACCATTTATTGCAGCCTGTAGTTTTCTATGGACGGTGTTTTTAGCATCCATCAAAAGAAAAGATATGCAAGAGCAGAAGACACCTGACATTGCTCAGTAA